DNA sequence from the Amycolatopsis sp. Hca4 genome:
CCGCCGTCGACCAGCCAGCGCTCGGCCGGCGCGCCGCCGCGGGCCTCCGAGGCCGGCGTCAGCTCGAACGACTCCTGCAGCATCGCAAGGATCTCCGCCGCGGTGATCATCTCGCCGCGGTTCCAGCCGTGCTGGGCGTCCAGCGGCATCTGCTCGATGAACCGCAGGTGGTAGCCCTCGTCGAGGCAGAACTTCAGCAGCGGCACGGCTTCGGACTCGTTGAGCCCGCGGATCAGCACCGCGTTGACCTTCACCGGCGCCATCCCGGCGTCCCGCGCCGCGGCGAGGCCGGCGATCACGTGCGAGAGCCGGTCGCGCCGGGTGATCGTCTTGAACAGCTCGGGGTCGACGGTGTCGAGCGAGACGTTGATCCGGTTCAGCCCGGCGGCCGCGAGCCCGGCCGCGCGCTTGGCGAGCCCGATCCCGTTGGTGGTCATGGACAACCGAGGCCGGGGCGACAACGCCGTGATCCGCGCGACGAGGTCCTCGAGGCCCGGCCGCAGCAGCGGTTCCCCGCCGGTGAGCCGGATGTCGGTGACGCCGAGCAGCTCGACGGCGATCCGCATCAGCCGGACCAGCTCGTCGTCGGTCAGCACCTGCTCGCCCGGCATCCAGTCGAGGCCTTCCGCGGGCATGCAGTAGGTGCAGCGCAGATTGCACCGGTCCGTCAGGGAAACCCGCAGATCGGTGGCCACCCGGCCGAAGGTGTCGATGAGGCGGGAGTTCTCGGGCCGGGGCACACGAGATGACCCTCGTGTGCCGGGGACGCGAGGCAACCCGAGATCCACTGCTGTCATTACGCACAGAGTAGCTCTTGGAAGAGCGTGCTGGGATACTTTGCCCGGTAAGTTGTTCAGCGGACGAACCAACGAGGGCATGTGACGGAAAAGACTTACCCGGTCACCGAAGAGGAGCTCTTCCGCTTCGCGGAATTGGGTCGCCAGGGCAGCACCTTCACCGTCCTCCGGCACGCCAGGATCGCCGAGCGGATGGGGCTGTCCGGCACCGACCACAAGACCTTCGACCTGCTCATCCAGGCCGACGGGCCGCTCACCGCGGGCCGGATCGCCGGGCTGACCGGCCTGTCCACCGGCGCGGTCACCGGCGTCGTCGACCGCCTGGAGAAGGTCGGGCTGGTCCGCCGCGTGCGCGACCCCGAGGACCGCCGCAAGGTCCTCGTCGAGGTGGTCCCGGGTGCCGCCGAACGCTTCGCGCCGCTCTTCGAGTCGGCCTTCGGAGCCCTTCGTGACGTCCTCACGCAGTTTTCCCCGGCCGAGCGAAAAGCGATCGAGCGTTATCAGAACGTCATCCTCGAACAACTCCGCGCCGAAGTCATGGACAACTCGCGTCCCGCGTAGCTTTTCCTCAACTGCGGAGATAATGTCTTCGGCATGCCGCAATTTCGGTTGTCCGAGGCCGCGCGCCTGCTCGGGGTCAGCGACGACACCGTCCGGAGGTGGGTGCGCTCGGGGCAGCTGACCGCCACCGACGACGCCGCCGGCCGCAAGGTCGTGGACGGCGCCCAGCTCGCCGGGTTCGCCAGGGCGCAGGCCGCCGCACCCGACGACCCGTCCGCGGTCGGCCGGTCGGCCCGCAATAGGTTCGTGGGGCTGGTCACCGAGGTCATCGCCGAC
Encoded proteins:
- the moaA gene encoding GTP 3',8-cyclase MoaA, with protein sequence MPRPENSRLIDTFGRVATDLRVSLTDRCNLRCTYCMPAEGLDWMPGEQVLTDDELVRLMRIAVELLGVTDIRLTGGEPLLRPGLEDLVARITALSPRPRLSMTTNGIGLAKRAAGLAAAGLNRINVSLDTVDPELFKTITRRDRLSHVIAGLAAARDAGMAPVKVNAVLIRGLNESEAVPLLKFCLDEGYHLRFIEQMPLDAQHGWNRGEMITAAEILAMLQESFELTPASEARGGAPAERWLVDGGPGDVGVIASVTRPFCSACERTRLTADGAVRSCLFSNDETDLRSLVRAGARDEEVADAWRATMWGKLAGHEINDAGFAQPIRPMSAIGG
- a CDS encoding MarR family winged helix-turn-helix transcriptional regulator, translating into MTEKTYPVTEEELFRFAELGRQGSTFTVLRHARIAERMGLSGTDHKTFDLLIQADGPLTAGRIAGLTGLSTGAVTGVVDRLEKVGLVRRVRDPEDRRKVLVEVVPGAAERFAPLFESAFGALRDVLTQFSPAERKAIERYQNVILEQLRAEVMDNSRPA
- a CDS encoding molybdopterin-binding protein produces the protein MPQFRLSEAARLLGVSDDTVRRWVRSGQLTATDDAAGRKVVDGAQLAGFARAQAAAPDDPSAVGRSARNRFVGLVTEVIADKVMAQVELQCGAHRVVSLMSTEAVRELGLRPGVLAVAVVKATTVVVETPEGSR